Within Montipora foliosa isolate CH-2021 chromosome 3, ASM3666993v2, whole genome shotgun sequence, the genomic segment AAGGAAGATGACCGCGAACTCATTGAAGTTTTGAAGCTCCACtctccatccatgtccctttcTGAAATAATGGAGGAGTTAGAACAACTTGGAGGACAAGAAATTTCAATGTCGGCCGTTTCACGAGCCATAAAAAGCAGGCTACCTTCCGGTGACCAGTATTCAcgaaaaaaacttacaaaagtGGCAATGGAGCGATTCACCCCAGATAACTTATTTTATACTCAGCTGTTTATCAATTACGTATCTTCAAAAGATCCAAGGAACCTGAAATTTTTCGACGAAGCGGGAATAAAGATTCCTGACGTGGGAACTCGCACGTATGGACACAGCCCGAAAGGATCACGATGTGTAGAAGTGGGGAGGAAACTCGAATCTCCAAATACAACTTTAAATATGCTGGTTTCTCTGAATGGCCCAGAGTATTATAGTATCGTAAGCGAGGCTACAAACACAGcccgttttctttcattttttcaagaggcAGGTGAAAGTGTAAACATTGAGACGGGTAGACCGTGTCTCGAAGTCGGTGACATTGTTATTATGGATAATTTATCTTCTCATCATTTTGAAGGAGGTGAGATTTTGGAAGAATGGTTTGGTACCATGGGAATTGAGTTGTTATATACGCCTTCATATTCTCCAGATCTTAACCCAAtagagctttgttttaataaaattaaatgtgaATTGAATGgtacagtattgtgaaaaagtaatgagagcgaaatgcgcgaatttcgttctttgtccctgcgaactttcgacgaaatttcgctcgaaaattcgagcGTCGTTTCGCGATGTTTCTAGCGTAATTTCGctaaaagaaagagagaaaattcgccgcattttcgagcCCAGCGCGAAAATTCGctgaaacaaagagagaaaattcgccgcattttcgagaccAGTGCGAAAATTCGCTCTAAAAACAAAGggagaaaattcgccgcattttcgagaccAGCCCGAAAAACCTGTTGTACGCAAAATTTCGTAGTGTGGTTTGTAAAGATCGATCACATATCCATCGGCTATTCAGGTTTGTAAACAACTGCAGTCACTTTGACAGCACTTTGATGatcagtacatgtattttggaaATAGTTGAGTAAGTTGTGTCCGTTTCAATTCTCTACAAATTTCGCCCTTTGTAACGTGTTTTTATTCATCTTTTTCGGCAGAGAAGACTCGACAAAACATATGCAATTTCAATCCTTTGGTTGTGAGGACAAACTGTTGTCAACAATGCAAAGCCTGTAAATATAGAAGAGCCGGCGAGTGTTATCTTGTAGTGTCACAGCGGCAAAAATGGTTCCCGGGTCTACATTTGTATCACACCAGAAGTGTTTATTGACATGATGTCTTATACATATGAAGAGCTTACTTACCAATTTTCAGGATAACTTTTAACCTTTTGGCAGGCGCCGGGCAAGTCACCGCAGTGAAAAAAACATCAATGATTCCATTTCCATTCGATGAGAAACTTTGAATTCAGCGGTAAAAGACTTTTACATAGCTTAAAAGCCTTGCGTGATCGCagcttctttgttatttttttgacCAGGGAAGAGCACTGTGCGATGCCTTTCGACTTTCATTCTACACATGTGCGAGTTGTCAAGTTTTTGTCACGACAGCAACAGGCCAGAGTGTATTATAACGAGCTGTGATCTGGTATGACTTGGGACTGCAATTTTCGCTCGGAATATCCGAACAAATTATCAGTGAatgcgaattttcgctcgaaatttcggaacgaattatcggtcaaagcgaattttcgctcgaaaattcgcgtAAACTACAACAATAGGCAATGCGAAAATTCGGCGAATTTTCTGCGAACTTTCGCGCTGGACAAAAATTCgccatttttcgtcgaaaagccccgaaattcgcgcatttcgtCGAATTAcgttctcattactttttcacaatactgtaaCTTGAAGGAACTTGTTCATTCCAATATTAATTTAGCAATAGCAGAAGCAGTTGAGACTATCAGAGCACGGGATATGGCTGGATTTTACGAAGCTACAGATTACCTGTTTGTATGAGGACTGTATAATATAACGTATGTCGGTAgtgtgcaattttttttgtccgAAATGCCGTTGAACCTTTCAATGTAAATGAAGTTATTCAAGTTCACATTTCCCAGAAAAGTTTGTAGTAGACTGGTATTAGTGGTGCCCGATGGACATATCATGGCAAACGGAGAAgccatagatatatatataggtaaaatttaagaatccgatcccaccaacgcgtcggccaacacgtcggccaacgcgtcggccgacacgTCGGCCAACACACTGCCGACACGTCgaccgacacactaccgacgcgttggccgacacactaccgacgtgttggccgacacactaccgacacgttgGTCTAAATACTTACTCTTTATAATTTGTCAGTTCTTTCAGTTGGAAGCAAGAACAACTCCATAAGGAACGACGAAAACACCATTGGcaaatagccgccatttttaaaatgaaacactAGTACCTAGGTCTGCTCGATGTTTTGGCAAGGGTCGGTTACCAAAGCGGGGAGTTAATTTGCAAGTCGACCAACATGTTTATTTTTCGTGCATTATAAAGGATTGGGAAGCTTAAACTCTTTATTGATCATTGACGTTCCGGCATTCAGGACTTTGTTGGAACAGATTGTTCTTAGCTCACCCAGCGCACGGACCACAGTAGGCTTTGAAAGGCTCGTAAGTCGCGCGATTTTGCTTCCCGAAATCTGCATAGCCCAGAGGAACATCAGATGCAGCCAGGAACTTAACGTGATATTAGATCCCTCGAAGAAGGATCCTGACCTTATTGAAAGCCATGTTCGACATCGCTTATTCGTACAGCGCCACATGTATCCGTCTTTTACCTGTGTTGTCTCTGTAAGTTCCATGTTAGAACCACATCGGGAACACTGCTGACAGCTCGCTAAAATCTTTTGACTCACGCAGAAATTAAAAAGATTCTGAAAATTTCCCAATATAACTAAAAGATCACGGAACTTCATGTCGTATAAAGTCGTGATCAAAATGCTAGAGAATAATGAACTTAGGATCAAGAGATTTCATTAGGATCGAACTTTCGttaattaaaccaatcaccGTTGCTTAAAAACAGCCAATCACAACGCTTCttattaaaccaatcaaagttAGGATcgaattaaaccaatcacaacactTCTTATTGaacgaatgaaatgaaaggaacaTGTTATTTAATGTGACAACTCAATGTAGTTGATACCATTAGCCTCTATTTGCAACTGTCAATACTCAATCATGTCTCAACGTCTAACTAAGTGTACTGTCTGTGGACAATCTGGTCATACGAGAATCCACTGTTTAGTGATGTGCGGTTCTTGTAGTGGGGACAGTCACTCGAGAGGCTGGGAGACCCGAAACTTTCAGTTAAAAGGATCGAGCAGGAGTGCCGAAGGCAGCTGAATTCGCACCCTCTTAAAAGCCctgtaataatatatataaatagctgatgATGACGAAGTCTCGGGCAACGAGtgaaaactgggttctaataacaCTTGTAACgggaactgggttctaatatcacGAAATACAATATGGTAGTGAAAGTTTTTCGTCGAAGACAGTtccgttcagtttgaaaaaggtacgtttaggttttcaacagttcaataaggCCCAAATGAGTCACCGACGCACCACCAACGCACCACCGACGCACCACCGACGCATCTTATATGTTATAAGTTTAAACAGCGGCCAACacgtcggccgacagtcggccgacagtcgaccatcaatcggccgacagtcggccgacgcgttggccgacgcgttggtgggatcggattcttaaattttacctatatatatattgccAGTGTACGTGCCACtgagttcattgttattttAAATTGCATGCGTCCTTCAAATACAAATGAACACATATTTAACTTGAATTTCAGCGCAGAGGGTACAAAAATTACCGCGAAACCCCATGCCTTGGTTATCAGTGTCAGGAAATGTAGTTTTTCTATAccaaaagttgtgttgacaataaaaataagCGTATATAGTTTGCCAGATCTGAGTACTTTTTGTACCGCCCAGGTTATAACATCGCAGACACTGTCATAGGTTAAAAGAGATGACTTGATTGTCATTAGGATATCAAGAAACGTAgtttttctgaaaagaaaatatttatttttttcaaaaggtaTAAAACATAGCTTTCACTTTCTGTCTTTTTCAACGGCTCGTGTGTACAAAGTTCTCTTTCTTGACACAAAAAACTCAACGCGGAACCTGTCAACAACAACTCGactgattaatttaattttacatGAAAGATGTACAAtatgaaaatattaaaacacCAACGAAAGTCTTCAGTTCCCGCTATGACGAGTTCCTGATAAGTTTAACAATAGAGATGCAGCTTCATATTCACAAGCATCACTCGACTCCTGTTTAGTACTAATTGACCGGTTGAATTCTACAGTTTTCGTACTGTTTGTACTTGTAGTACAGGTCGCAGTACATGTGTTACACGGATCGGGAGGATATTGCATTGAATACTTGCTTGTGAGTGACTGACCCATTGCACCTACTGCTACAGGGAAATGGACGCCCGAAGGAAAAACTGCTGGGTGTGGAGGTGGCAAGAAGTCATAAGAGTAACTTGTGTTTACGCTATTTTCGCTTGTAGACTGTTCCCGCAGGCTTTCCCGGATCACCATTGCTAACTGCTCGGCCTCTTCCCCCTTATTTCTTGGAGCAGTATACAAAATTTGTGAAGAAATTGCCCCATCACTAGAACTGTTACATGCATGTTTACTACTGGGGAATTCTACACCATACCGCTCAAGGGACGGTTTTGCTGGATTTTCACGCTTGCCAGAATTATTGTCAGTAAGAGctttttctaaaatatttccGATGTCTTGTTTCTCAGGTATTTTTCCTCTAAAGTTCTTCTTACAGTATTCCTCCACGAGGTAAACATGTTTACGTAATAATGACCAGTGTTTGGTGGCGTTCACAAGGTATGCCGCCTTGTTCACTTCGAACAAGTCACTCTCGATGCGGTTTTAAACTTTGTCTTTCATTCTTTCTACAGCACTCTTTTTACTTTCCAACTCTTTGAATAACCTGTTAAGCTCACTTTGATGTCTCTTGATTTGACAACGCATTTCTTTCACGTTGAGTTCACCAGGATGAAATTTTTCCTCTCCACACTTGAAGACAGAGGAGCATTTCCCGTACACGCACGTACGAGCAGAGTGTCCTAAACGCAAATGGCAATTTCTGCAAATATTTCCATCTCGAGGATCAGACTTAACTCTTTCTAGTTTCATTTCAGTTTCGTGTACTTTCTCGCGCAGTTGCTGAATCTGGGACCTCTTCTGTTCAATTCTTTCTTCAGTTTTTATGATGTACCTTTCAAGAGGAGTTCTTTCACTGCATAAAGACGACTTTTCATGTTGATTTGTCCGCGTTTCAATGATTTCTGTGGTCGTTGTCGAATCTTGCCCACCACCATCAACGTAGTTGAGGATATCTCTATTGAGAGAAACCCGGGCTGAGGGCCGTCCTTCAGTAGAGCTAGATTGACTGGATGGTTCAGCCCTCTCGACAGGCTTTGCTTTCACAGAAGGTGAAGAACCCTCGAATACTCTTAGCTTGAGTCGCTGAATGTCTGTTCCTACAATTAGTTTTGACGTGGAAAtggcaattctcaggctaattGCATCGTTATTCAAAACTACATACTCTCCTTCGTCATTTTCATACAGTATCCCAAACGTTAAAAAATGCATCTTAGGAATATTACTTGTTATGGCATTGTTCAACTCGTCAACAGTTTTTGGCGGAGCCATAAAAAAAACCCTCCTCGTATCACCAATTTCGACTTGCACTTGCATTTCCGACTCCATAGTTGCTTCGCACGTGAACCTGCCTTCACTGGATgtgaaacttgaaaacatgcacagcacgtgaacaaaacatgATCTTTTGGCGCCAAAAACGTTATCAATTTCGTGACCTGACTGCCAACGTTTCATTGGTAAAACGTGACAGGTATGAGACTAAACCgttaacgtttgaaaagtaaaactacgCACaaaattcgtcaaacttcaaggatggacgcaaatggtagtatgAACTTGCTTCAGTACTGATATTTTGAGTATTTGATGTATTTAAGAGTTTTCCTCTTCAATCGATTTTCATCACCAATGTTCACGTTTTGCAAGCGTTACATTTCTCCATTATGTAAACTGGGGCAATGCTTTGTTTCATAGTTTCTCAGAAATTAAAGTGAGAATGGTCTATAAACTTTTGTGTTGTCATTTTATTCTACTGGTTCATGGGAATTGGTGAACTTCGTGGTAAACCTCGTGGTAAAGGAGAGAATTCTTGGCCTTATTATATCTTCATACCAGTCAGATGTTTGTGTTACATTGCAAATTAACGTGGTTTTGTTCACTTCCTACCAGTAATTTGCTATTTTCATGATTTATTTCTCAAAATTTAATATTTGTTCACAAAGCCTTAACCTTTTTCAAAGTCAATTTCAAATTTGAAGTGAAAACCAGTTGCCATAGATGAGAAATTTCTATTTATTACTGTCTCACCCCAAAAGTGACAGGTGATCATGCTACAGGTCTAAACGAACATGAGACATAAGGTTATGCCAAGCATGTATAAACAAAACACAACTTTTACCATAGTTCTGAGAGACCATGTGTGTCATTGTTCCACGCAATGAGCTCTGAAGGTATCGGATTGCCAAATCTACTTATAGGTTGCTGTTGTCTTACCAACCTTCTTCGTAGTGTTACATCATTTACAGGTGTCTGCTGACGATTCTCACCATAATGCTTTTGGCAACCCAGAAGATGCGTACAAGCCAGCCATAAATGTGGTTAACAGCACTTTCTCCAAATACCTTTCATATTGCACAAGATTCAATCCGGCCATGTCTGTGCACCAGCCAATAGGATTAAAAACTGTTACGGTACCTCCCGAGACTTTAACCAAGACCTCATTGAATAACTCCCAAAAGAGAGTTAGGTTTTCAGTATTTTATGAAACAGCCTCTGCAACAAAGGGTGGTAAACACTTGCTGTGAGGGTGGCGTAGCCCTTGGctctcttacatgtacatgtaaagtcACTAAAGACACTTAACCAGCCCTCCCAAgatgttatttcttttttattgttttttacaTCATCATGTGCACGATATTACAATAATAACATTTGAAGAAATCTTTTATTACGAAAGGGTTAGAAAAAGCGATTTAATTTAATCACTCCGTCATGTGGCTTCCGACACAAACACTAAACAGCTTTCAGTACATTACAGAGGTCTACAAAAATCTGATTCGCTTTAAAGGTATACTTTTCAAAATATAGATGAACATCAACAATTAAGACAATCTCATTTCTTACTTCACAGAGGCATTGACAAGACAGTCCATTTCTTCATCGCGGTCGCAGTCATAATTAACATTGTTAGGGCCAGACTGAGAGGCATTAGTGGCGGCATCGGGTAGTGCAAGAAATTGTTGCATAGTATTTTGCATTTTTGCGATCTCCACAGTGGACTTCTGTTGATTTTTGCTTTACACAAGCCATATCATAGTGCtctaaaatatataataaaatacagGAAAAAAGCACATTAATGCCATTCCATTAAATTGAACCACTACAAAGCAGTCCAGGGAAGTCTAGAAGTCTTATGCAAGTATTGCCAAGGGCCATGTACTTTTCTTGAAGTATACTCTGTCCTTGCTTTGAGGGTTCGATCTACTGGCACCCGCTTTTGCTTCTTACAACACCCACACAGATACATTGCCTGTCAATTTTTAATTCTTGATTGTAATCTTAAATTATCTTTTTGCCTGGTTTATTCATTTGATGTACTTTATCGACTTTTACTTGTAGGTTACTTAGATATTAGCTAGTCACACATGACGCCTCAAGCATGGAATGCTTTTATTCTCATCATCACTTACCGACAATGGTTATGTAGAAGCAAAGAAGGCCATATCTTGTTGCTGAAAGTTACAAGTCTCAGCTGCATGAGTGGTCTAAGGTTCCGGATGAAGATAGTATCGTCATTCAAGAGCGTTCTGATTTTCTTATCTGCTGCAGAGAAGTCATTAGATAATGTTGAAGTTGCACCCCTGTCTGGCTTATACAGTGTGTGCAAACAAATTGCACATAAGGCAGGCCCCTGTGGATTAGGGAGGAGATCGTTCAGACAGTAATATCTGCTTTGTAAGTAGTATACGTATACTGTTCATTTTCCCAAATCAGGTTGTGTGAACTTCAACTCTGTCAAGTTGGATCATAAGTTTGAAAACTCAAAGTTTCTGTGCTCAACAGTAGCCAATTTGTGCTGACATTTCAGACTATACAATAAGTATCATTTGCACTGAGTCACTTACAGGAAAAACCTGTGGGTAAAAACCTGCATTTTCCGAGGTTGGGCTAAACAAGTtcttcatagcggagctccgcgcgcgcagagcaccatagttaagaaaatatggtaacccatcgatgtgagaaaatttggttttataggcatgacgtcatcaacgtacgtatgtacgtccgtacgtccatcTGCCccctcatgtatgccaatgtccccagtacacgtaaacatgtcacgggctaattaaagtttagagctcatccagggagcaatactacatttgacactaactagtttacagcatacatctttgatattggacatcaatgttatggtcaattgacacctgtcaaaacaaggtatccgctgaccagtatcacgtgatatatagcgggctcaagttagaccttatcgaggtcagctgttttttttaagttgaccgctgaccagggactggttgttgattggatcgcaggcccaagccaggtcagacactcacacacacctgatcgaggcttcattttcgcgctctttctgtggctggacgagcctacacagccacgctacgtcagcaaagctcttgacagtcgatgcttttcgtgttcaggtacggtatggaaaatatatttttcttgcatttttcgctggtttcagtccaggtttaacataatatagctgtggtcaggacacactggtggcgacgtagttattcaagtcaagtattggagcgatgtaaacttaaagctgagtgtttctttttaatttgttttgggctgctttttgctctgaattgcagtttttggtatgtgttaagatttttaattttgaatctactaaggttgcaagatgcctggacggcctatgacagaagagcagaaacgaaagaagagagaaagagaacgagaacgacaaaacggtacaccagtaatagcttaaagttggtggaagaagttactccacaaattattttcttggacactaaaccgtttgttatttctacggatgagttatttcaggtggatgcatatttctaaaaagttgtttagtcgtttttacctttgctcaggaatgaaactcgaatttttattgttaactggaattaaatagcaatcatctgtactctttttggacagaaataatccatcttttgctggtttgtttggctttaaaatgcgagcgaacaagaagtttttttactctgcttgcctaattgtttttcgatgtgcctcgacagtgacaagaaaattttgcacttatgttctacacatgtaatc encodes:
- the LOC137995873 gene encoding uncharacterized protein; its protein translation is MEARKVNQFGRSYRPGVALAQDLKFLIIDSIIRDGGDRITGYIPRSVTQFARELRVSVNTVKSVWFRYCEEMITTPKPKGGLTFEKLKEDDRELIEVLKLHSPSMSLSEIMEELEQLGGQEISMSAVSRAIKSRLPSGDQYSRKKLTKVAMERFTPDNLFYTQLFINYVSSKDPRNLKFFDEAGIKIPDVGTRTYGHSPKGSRCVEVGRKLESPNTTLNMLVSLNGPEYYSIVSEATNTARFLSFFQEAGESVNIETGRPCLEVGDIVIMDNLSSHHFEGGEILEEWFGTMGIELLYTPSYSPDLNPIELCFNKIKCELNGTVL